GGCGCGTCTATTGACGCCTCTGGACATGCCGTACGCCAAGGCATATGGCAAGACGCATCCATTCGACGCCGTTGTACCGGAAATCGCAAACAGCGAACAGGCACAGCGGATGATTCTGGACACCACCGCGCTCGCCTTCCAGGCAGAAAACCACGATGCGGTCCTAAACGTGATCGCCAACAATCGGGCGTGGGGAAATGCGCCGGCACTCGCTCGCGCAGTAGCAAACCGAATTCTGGAGGAAGAGGAAAGGCGATCCGTATCGGGTGATCAGTCGCGACCGTAGTCGTCTTCGAGACGCTCGATGTCGTCTTCAACGCAAATGCCCATCTGCGTTTCGATGATCACGAGGAACTCGTCCCCGTCGTTCTGGACACGGTGCACAGCACCTAGTGGAATGTGGAGCGCGTCGCCCGGACCGATCTCTCGCACGTTGCCGTCCAGCGAGAATTTGCCAACGCCCTGAACAATCGCCCAGTGTTCGGAGCGGAGCGCGTGCTTCTGCAGCGATAACCGCTGTCCCGGGTTCACGACGATACGCTTGACGCGATAACCGGGCTCGTTGAGATATTCTTCCCATCTACCCCATGGGCGTACATCGAATTCGATCATGATACCTCTTGAAATGCTGCTTCCGCCTCCGAGAGAATATCCGGGTCTTTTCCAAAGACACGAAGAGCGAGCAGCAGGATTGATGCACCGATAAGAAGAGAAGCCCACCATGGAAATCCGAAGCCTGTGGGCACTGTCCCGACCAGAATCGCCACGACTCCAACCATCATGGCATACGGTAGCTGCGTACGAACGTGATCAATGTGATCACACCCCGACGCCATGGATGAGAGAATCGTGGTATCCGAAATAGGTGAACAATGATCGCCCCAGACCGAGCCTGCGAGTACACACGACACCGTCGAATACAGGATGTAGAAGTGGGCCGGGTCTGACATCCCGTTGACCACGAGGACAGCCCACGTCAGGGGGATTACGAGTGGCATCAGGATGCCCATGGTACCCCAGCTGGATCCGGTCGCAAATGCGGTCGCTGCGGAAAGAATGAACACGATCGCAGGGAGCAGCCCGGCCGGAATCGCATCTCCCAGTATCATCACCAGATACTCCGCCGTACCGAGGACTTCTGTGATTCCCGAGAGAGACCATGCCAGTACGAGGATGATCATCGCGAACAACATGGACTTCAGGCCGGCGTACCACGCCTCGATCGTCTGCGCAACCGTGAGTATGCGCTGCCCGACGGACAGGAGATACGCAACGAGAACGCTGACCAGCGACGCCCACATGAGGGCCTTGTACGAATCCGCAGTGCCGATGATATCCCGAATAGTATCCCCTTCTCCGGTCGCATACAGACCGACGACCACCCCGAGAACGAGCACCACTACCGGGATGACCGCGTTGAGCGCCCGCTGCGGCTTGCCTTCGATCGGAGAGGTGTGCTCACCGCTGGTCGCCTCGGAATCTATCGAGGCACCCGGACGCAGTAGCTGACCCGTGCTGCGGGCCCTCGATTCGGCAGCATGCATCGGACCGAAATCGTTGCGCGACAACACGATGGCAAATACAAAGAAAATCGCCAGGAGTGGATAGAAGCTATAGGGTATCGACTCGAGAAAGACAGCGTACGGGGAAACGTCCAGTCCGTCGATGCTCGCGACGGCTGTGCCAATCAAACCAACCTCGTACCCGATCCACGTCGTCACGAGAGCAAGGCACGAGACGGGAGCAGCAGTGGAATCGACGATGTACGCCAGTTTTTCGCGAGAGATCTTCAGGCGATCAGTGACCGGCCTCATTGTATTGCCGACCACAAGAGTATTCGCATAGTCATCGAAGAAGACGAGCAGCCCCAGAACTCCGGTCGCCAGCTGCCCGCGTCGAGCCGATGTCGCCCATGCGGCGATCTTGTTCACGACACCGATCATACCTCCGTTGCGTGTGACGATTCCGACCATCCCTCCGATCATGAATGAGAACAGGATGATCGAGGCATGGTCCTCGTTGGCGAGCGCCTTGAGGACAAACACCTGGAATGCGTCGAGTAAACCCTGCAGCAGTCCGGGTGCAGAAAAACCGTAGACCGCCCATGCACCGACCCAGATTCCGAGGAAGAGTGCCGGAATTACGCGCTTGAATGCCAGCGCCATCGCAATGGCCAGGAGTGGCGGCAGGATTGATATCCATCCAAAATGATCGCGATCGTCCGCAGTTTCAACCGAGTGCTGCGCCGGCTGAGTCGTCGCTGCCGATTCCTGGGTCACCATGCCCAGGGTATCGTCCATCGCACTCGTGGCCTGGTCCTGCGCCAGCGCCGGGGCGACGATCATCAGACCGACCGTCGCAACAACGAGCATGGCGAACAAGGCGATACGTTTCATGGGCGGTCCGTTCAAAGTGTTCCGAAAATGCGATCACCGGCATCACCAAGCCCCGGTCGGATGTACGCGTTCTCATCAAGCTCCCGATCCATCGCAGCAGTAAGGATACGCACGTCCGGATGTTGAGCCAGCAGAGTCCTGACCCCTTCCGGTGACGCGACCAGGCACACAAACGTGAATCGCGTGCCGCCTTTGGCTTTCAGATGCGTGATCGCTCCCACGCCGCTACCGCCGGTCGCAAGCATGGGATCGACAACAAACGTATGCGTCGAATTCAGTCCTTCCGGGATACTTGAATAGTAGTCGACCGGCTGAAATGTCTTCTCGTCACGATACATACCGAGATGACCGATGCGCGCCTCGGGCACGTATCGGACGAACCCGTCCACCATTCCGAGTCCGGCCCGCAGAATCGGTACGACGACCACGTCCTCCTCTATCACACAGCCCCTCGTAGATTCCAGCGGCGTCTCGATCTCGACTTCTCGTACAGCGAGGTGCCGCATCGAC
This genomic stretch from Rhodothermales bacterium harbors:
- a CDS encoding phosphomannose isomerase type II C-terminal cupin domain, producing the protein MMIEFDVRPWGRWEEYLNEPGYRVKRIVVNPGQRLSLQKHALRSEHWAIVQGVGKFSLDGNVREIGPGDALHIPLGAVHRVQNDGDEFLVIIETQMGICVEDDIERLEDDYGRD
- a CDS encoding Na+/H+ antiporter NhaC family protein, coding for MKRIALFAMLVVATVGLMIVAPALAQDQATSAMDDTLGMVTQESAATTQPAQHSVETADDRDHFGWISILPPLLAIAMALAFKRVIPALFLGIWVGAWAVYGFSAPGLLQGLLDAFQVFVLKALANEDHASIILFSFMIGGMVGIVTRNGGMIGVVNKIAAWATSARRGQLATGVLGLLVFFDDYANTLVVGNTMRPVTDRLKISREKLAYIVDSTAAPVSCLALVTTWIGYEVGLIGTAVASIDGLDVSPYAVFLESIPYSFYPLLAIFFVFAIVLSRNDFGPMHAAESRARSTGQLLRPGASIDSEATSGEHTSPIEGKPQRALNAVIPVVVLVLGVVVGLYATGEGDTIRDIIGTADSYKALMWASLVSVLVAYLLSVGQRILTVAQTIEAWYAGLKSMLFAMIILVLAWSLSGITEVLGTAEYLVMILGDAIPAGLLPAIVFILSAATAFATGSSWGTMGILMPLVIPLTWAVLVVNGMSDPAHFYILYSTVSCVLAGSVWGDHCSPISDTTILSSMASGCDHIDHVRTQLPYAMMVGVVAILVGTVPTGFGFPWWASLLIGASILLLALRVFGKDPDILSEAEAAFQEVS
- the upp gene encoding uracil phosphoribosyltransferase — translated: MGSEIIIVDHPLLKRDLTILRSRDTPPGLFRKTLSDAAAIMAYESMRHLAVREVEIETPLESTRGCVIEEDVVVVPILRAGLGMVDGFVRYVPEARIGHLGMYRDEKTFQPVDYYSSIPEGLNSTHTFVVDPMLATGGSGVGAITHLKAKGGTRFTFVCLVASPEGVRTLLAQHPDVRILTAAMDRELDENAYIRPGLGDAGDRIFGTL